In Calothrix sp. PCC 7507, one DNA window encodes the following:
- a CDS encoding ABC transporter ATP-binding protein: MVNNQSSPPPLLAATGLSKSFGGVKAVSEARLEVAKGSITGLIGPNGAGKTTLFNLLSNFIRPDKGRVVFDGEPIHQLQPYQIAQQGLIRTFQVARTLSRLSVLENMLLAAQKQTGENFWQVQLKPHVVAQEERQLKEQAMFLLASVGLEKKAHEYAGGLSGGQRKLLEMGRALMTNPKLILLDEPAAGVNPRLIDDICDRILTWNRQDGLTFLIIEHNMDVIMSLCDRVWVLAEGQNLADGTPAEIQSNTKVLEAYLGK; this comes from the coding sequence TTGGTAAATAACCAGTCATCCCCACCTCCCCTATTAGCAGCCACTGGACTTAGTAAAAGCTTTGGTGGTGTCAAAGCAGTCTCTGAAGCAAGATTAGAAGTTGCCAAAGGTAGCATCACTGGTTTAATTGGCCCCAATGGTGCTGGCAAAACTACCTTATTTAACTTGCTTTCTAATTTCATCCGTCCAGATAAAGGACGAGTTGTTTTTGATGGTGAACCTATCCATCAGTTGCAACCATATCAAATTGCCCAGCAGGGATTAATACGTACCTTTCAGGTAGCCCGGACGCTCTCGCGGTTGTCAGTGTTAGAAAATATGCTGTTGGCGGCGCAAAAACAAACAGGTGAAAACTTTTGGCAAGTGCAGCTAAAACCTCATGTTGTCGCCCAGGAAGAAAGACAACTCAAAGAGCAAGCGATGTTTTTGTTGGCTTCAGTAGGACTAGAAAAAAAAGCACATGAGTATGCTGGTGGTCTGTCTGGCGGACAACGCAAGTTACTGGAAATGGGACGGGCGCTGATGACTAATCCCAAATTAATTTTGTTAGATGAACCCGCTGCTGGGGTGAATCCCAGACTTATTGATGATATTTGCGATCGCATTCTCACTTGGAACCGTCAAGATGGACTGACCTTTTTGATTATTGAACATAATATGGATGTCATTATGTCTTTGTGCGATCGTGTTTGGGTACTTGCCGAAGGGCAAAATCTCGCTGACGGTACCCCAGCAGAAATTCAAAGCAATACAAAAGTTCTAGAAGCATACTTGGGAAAAT
- a CDS encoding branched-chain amino acid ABC transporter permease has product MFEYLIFLAISTATFALFSLGLNLQWGFTGLINFGHIAFMTLGAYTTVLLSLQGCPLLLAAVVGAIVAALLGLVIGFATLRLREDYLGIVTIGTGELIRLVVNNQDLPVGKAWISGAFGVQSYPIPFSTTPNLFFRLVMIGILSLLFLVSMFSLWRWIQTAQKSRIADAANRMGSKQEFASRLGVGIFLGLLAIAIYIAGVFTLYNYIPKAGLMLLSLLVLALVFWRLEILVRSPWGRVLKAIREDEEIPRALGKNVFWYKLQSLMLGGAIAGIAGAFFAWQISAIYPDNFQPQLTFDGWIMVILGGSGNNLGSILGAVIFFAYDAVTREVLPKIVPLDEARLGAFRIMVIGLILMVLMIWRPQGILGKKEELTLGK; this is encoded by the coding sequence ATGTTTGAATATCTAATTTTCTTAGCAATTTCTACAGCAACTTTTGCGCTGTTTAGTTTGGGACTGAACTTGCAATGGGGTTTTACGGGGTTAATTAATTTTGGTCATATTGCTTTTATGACCTTGGGAGCGTATACAACAGTGTTGTTAAGCTTACAAGGTTGCCCGCTATTGCTAGCGGCAGTTGTGGGGGCAATTGTAGCGGCTTTGTTGGGCTTGGTGATTGGTTTTGCCACTCTGCGGCTGCGGGAAGATTATTTGGGAATTGTCACCATCGGGACAGGAGAACTAATTCGGTTGGTGGTGAATAATCAGGATTTACCTGTGGGTAAGGCTTGGATATCTGGGGCGTTTGGTGTCCAAAGTTATCCCATTCCCTTTTCCACGACGCCCAATTTGTTTTTTCGACTGGTGATGATTGGGATATTATCACTGCTGTTTCTTGTAAGTATGTTTTCGTTGTGGCGATGGATTCAAACTGCCCAAAAATCTCGAATTGCTGATGCAGCAAACAGGATGGGTAGTAAGCAGGAATTTGCCTCGCGCTTGGGAGTGGGGATTTTTTTGGGGTTGTTGGCGATCGCTATTTATATTGCTGGGGTATTCACGCTGTACAATTACATCCCGAAAGCGGGTTTGATGCTGTTATCGCTGCTGGTGTTAGCTTTGGTGTTTTGGCGCTTAGAAATTTTAGTGCGATCGCCTTGGGGCCGAGTCCTCAAAGCCATCCGCGAAGATGAGGAAATTCCTAGAGCATTAGGGAAAAATGTTTTTTGGTATAAATTACAATCACTGATGTTAGGGGGTGCGATCGCCGGAATTGCTGGTGCTTTCTTCGCCTGGCAAATCAGCGCTATTTACCCGGATAATTTCCAACCACAGCTAACTTTTGATGGTTGGATTATGGTGATTTTAGGTGGTTCTGGCAATAACCTCGGCTCAATCTTAGGCGCGGTGATTTTCTTTGCCTACGATGCTGTCACTCGTGAAGTTTTGCCGAAAATTGTCCCCCTAGATGAAGCACGTTTGGGTGCATTTCGCATCATGGTAATCGGTCTAATTTTGATGGTACTAATGATTTGGCGTCCTCAAGGTATCTTAGGGAAAAAGGAGGAACTTACCCTTGGTAAATAA